Sequence from the Pseudomonas frederiksbergensis genome:
ACCCCCGGCGAGCCTGCCGGCATCGGTCCCGACCTGTGCCTGCTGCTCGCCTCGCAAGCCCAGCCGCACCCCCTGATTGCCATCACCAGCCGCGACCTGCTCCTCGAGCGGGCCGCGCAGCTGGGGGTGGACGTCAATCTGCGTCCGGTCACACCAGACGCCTGGCCTGATGCCCCGGCACCCGCGGGCAGCCTGTATGTCTGGGATACACCGCTGGGCGCCCCGGTTGTTACGGGCCAACTGGATACCGCCAACGCTGCTTTTGTCCTGGAAACCCTGACCCGCGCCGGCCAAGGCTGCCTGGACGGGGCTTTCGCCGGCATGATCACCGCGCCGGTACACAAGGGCGTCATCAATGAATCCGGCATTCAGTTTTCCGGACACACGGAATTCCTGGCCGACCTGACGCAAACCGCGCAAGTCGTGATGATGCTCGCCACCCGCGGCCTGCGCGTGGCCCTGGTCACCACTCACCTGCCCCTGCGGGACATCGCCGACGCTATTACCCCGGAACGCATCGAGCGAGTCGCGCGGATATTGCACACCGACCTTCAGAACAAATTCGGCATCGCCCGGCCACGTATCCTGGTGTGCGGGCTGAACCCTCATGCAGGGGAAGGCGGACACCTGGGCCGTGAAGAAATCGACATCATCGAACCCACATTGGAGCGCTTGCGCAGCGAGGGCATGGACCTGCGTGGCCCGCTACCTGCCGACACTCTATTTACCCCCAAATATCTGGAGCACTGCGATGCGGTGCTGGCGATGTACCACGACCAGGGCCTGCCCGTGTTGAAGTACAAAGGCTTCGGCGCAGCGGTGAACGTGACCCTGGGCTTGCCGATCATCCGCACCTCCGTGGACCACGGCACTGCCCTGGACCTGGCTGGCAGCGGCAAGATCGACACCGGCAGCCTGCAAGTCGCATTGGAAACCGCGTACCAGATGGCCGAGACTCATATATGACCGAGCAATACCAACACCGCGCGCGCAAGCGCTTCGGCCAGAATTTCCTGCATGATGCCGGCGTGATCGACCGCATCCTGCGCTCAATCAATGCCAAGCCCGATGATCGCTTGTTGGAAATCGGTCCGGGCCAGGGCGCACTGACGCAGGGTCTGCTCAGTAGCGGCGCGCAACTCGACGTGGTGGAACTGGACAAGGACCTGGTCCCGATTCTGAATCAGCAGTTTGCAGGAAAAAGCAATTTCAACCTGCATCAAGGCGATGCGCTGAAATTCGATTTCAACAGCCTGGGTGCCGCGCCGGGCAGCCTTCGTGTAGTGGGCAACCTGCCCTATAACATCTCGACGCCACTGATCTTCCACCTGCTGAACAATGCCGCCCTCATCCGCGACATGCACTTCATGCTGCAAAAGGAAGTGGTCGAGCGCCTCGCCGCGGGTCCTGGCGGCGGTGATTGGGGTCGCTTGTCGATCATGGTCCAGTACCATTGCCGGGTCGATCATCTGTTTAACGTGGGTCCGGGCGCATTCAACCCTCCCCCCAAAGTCGATTCCGCGATCGTCCGCCTTGTACCGCACGCGGTCCTGCCGCACCCCGCCAGGGACCACAGACTTCTGGAGCGCGTGGTACGCGAAGCATTCAACCAGCGTCGCAAAACCCTGCGCAACACCTTGAAACTATTGCTCGGCAGCGCTGAAATCGAAGCCGCCGGCGTCGACGGCAGCCTGCGCCCCGAGCAATTGGACCTGGCGGCCTTTGTGCGCCTGGCCGACAAGCTCAGCGAACAGGTCACGCCAAACGACAACGCCCCCTGACACGCGACGATCGTTATCGGGCAGTACGCCAGTCTGGTTTACTACCCGATACTTGGCCTAGACTGACTCCCTCAGTGACTCCCGCGTCCCGCTTCCAAGGCCTTTTGCATGTCCGATCCTCGTTACCAGGTCGACGTCAGCGTCGCCACCCGCTTTCTCGCTGAACAGTCGCAACCCGAGCACAACCGCTTCGCCTTCGCCTACACCATTACCGTGCGCAACAACGGCTCGCTGCCAGCCAGGTTGCTGTCCCGGCATTGGGTCATCACCGACGGCGACGGCCATGTCGAAGAGGTGCGGGGCGAAGGAGTGGTTGGCCAGC
This genomic interval carries:
- the pdxA gene encoding 4-hydroxythreonine-4-phosphate dehydrogenase PdxA, whose protein sequence is MKPKRFALTPGEPAGIGPDLCLLLASQAQPHPLIAITSRDLLLERAAQLGVDVNLRPVTPDAWPDAPAPAGSLYVWDTPLGAPVVTGQLDTANAAFVLETLTRAGQGCLDGAFAGMITAPVHKGVINESGIQFSGHTEFLADLTQTAQVVMMLATRGLRVALVTTHLPLRDIADAITPERIERVARILHTDLQNKFGIARPRILVCGLNPHAGEGGHLGREEIDIIEPTLERLRSEGMDLRGPLPADTLFTPKYLEHCDAVLAMYHDQGLPVLKYKGFGAAVNVTLGLPIIRTSVDHGTALDLAGSGKIDTGSLQVALETAYQMAETHI
- the rsmA gene encoding 16S rRNA (adenine(1518)-N(6)/adenine(1519)-N(6))-dimethyltransferase RsmA, with amino-acid sequence MTEQYQHRARKRFGQNFLHDAGVIDRILRSINAKPDDRLLEIGPGQGALTQGLLSSGAQLDVVELDKDLVPILNQQFAGKSNFNLHQGDALKFDFNSLGAAPGSLRVVGNLPYNISTPLIFHLLNNAALIRDMHFMLQKEVVERLAAGPGGGDWGRLSIMVQYHCRVDHLFNVGPGAFNPPPKVDSAIVRLVPHAVLPHPARDHRLLERVVREAFNQRRKTLRNTLKLLLGSAEIEAAGVDGSLRPEQLDLAAFVRLADKLSEQVTPNDNAP
- the apaG gene encoding Co2+/Mg2+ efflux protein ApaG, which gives rise to MSDPRYQVDVSVATRFLAEQSQPEHNRFAFAYTITVRNNGSLPARLLSRHWVITDGDGHVEEVRGEGVVGQQPLIDAGKSHSYSSGTVMTTKVGTMQGTYQMLAEDGKRFDAIIKPFRLAVPGALH